The stretch of DNA TTGGTCACATGATGCTGGCTCCTCCTTGTTTACAGCTGCCAAATGGCATTAAAAGAAGCTAGAAGTtaattaaatactttcctaatagTGAGTTTCCCATGTAAGCATTTGTGGTAgctgccacagggatgtgctgtcATTGTGAATGGGAATAGAAGAGATCTGGACAATTGTGACTGGGAGAAAAGGTGCCTATCTGTTTAGCTGTAGGGCACTATGTCAAAACGTGGGCATTCCTGATACTATACAAGGTGCATGTAGATAtgtgtattattttatttaaaaccataCAAACGTTTAAAAATATTATCTTAGAGCTATAGTGAGCCAGAACCAAAATCCCAGTTCCAACTAAACCCTAACTTTTCTGGGATTTGGGATTCAAACCTAGATCCAATGTTACAGCTTGCTGTTGTCACTAGACTGGGCCAAGCACAACACTCTTGAACTCCTAGGCTGTTCAAATTCCAGGTCTGAATTTTGCATCTTGAACCAAAGTCCATGTTTTATATTGAGGCTCGAACAGCAAAATTCAGAGATGGGTCTGGATTTCTAATACCTCAGAGTTCAGGATGTTCTGACCTTGGGTCTTAGTTCAGTCCGTTTGTAAAAATGAGAGGGCCATACGCATGATTTTGTTCCATTTTTGGGTTCAATTTGGAGATGTATCTGGAGATTCAAGAACAAGGAGAGATGTGGTCAGAGGGAAGGAAAGAATGATAACTGTAGCAGCTGTATTTTGTAAGGATCAGAGAGGGAGAGATACTAGAGGGGTGAAGTTGCCTTGCAATGCACTTGGGGTGTGCTGGTATTTGGTGTTCTGATGTCTTCCTAGTAACCACAATAAGAAGGCTTGAATGGTTAATGATATAATAAGAACACTTACTGTGTATCTGTCATCCCATTCACAACTTCCTTGTAGGGTCTGAGGGCTCACAGATTTTAATAATATTTCTGTTGTAACTAGGTATGATCTAAAAACTCCCTGAGCCACTTTTCTTTTGGCTTTGAGCTCCTCTGAACCTAATTCCAACTCTTttctaaagccttgtctacactaggctatgtctacacttacagcgtgACAGTGGCTCAGCTGCAACTGCATTGGGATGGGAAGGATTCTcctgtagctaggtcaacagaagaattcttccatcgacctagcattatctacaccgggggttaggccAACATAGTTATGTTTCTCAGGGGTGTGCAAAATCCACTCCCCTGAGAGATGTCTTTACGCTGATGTAAGTTTTCAATGTAGACCAGCCCCTAGAAAagttttgctggcacagctacattggcaaaccctcctagtgtagacgcagcttcTGCCAACAGAGATTATACCAATTCCCAGTTTGTtttctgcttgtttgtttgttgtgtacTTGCTGCGTGCCTGCTTGACTGAAGTTTATAGTGTGGTCTGTTTGGGGGCCATGTGCTGAGCCTAGTGGCCTGCATGGCAAGGCGGAGAGCTTCTTAACAAGGCTTTGATCCTAATCCCTTTAGGATCCATTAACCAGTGGGCAGGGCTATGCAGGGAGAACAGGAGTTTAAAAAGCCAGTTCCTAAGCCACCAGAAGAGCTAGCGAACAAGAGCAGTGAACAGGGTAGTTCTGTGAGGGAGTTCAGAGGAAGCATAACAGTCTGATACCCCCAGTAAAcaccaccccacctccccaaaaaaagcccaaccaaacaaaagctgcaggagtaaaaatcatgtaggcagaagtccagcagcagagtgggggctatgcAGTTTATTGCATTGggtgcagcatgtatgattacctgccttgtgggcaggtggcatatgtgtgcactTAGTACAAGAAGCTCATGGCCTTCAGAGACCAAGTATGGGCTCTTGAGATGAGTAGCTGAACTGGAGGAACTAAAGGAGATGCAGAGGTCCATAGAAGAGattttctgggacacagtagagtGGTCCTGCCCTCAGTcagacagcctctgtgctgttgaggaggatgaaagtctcggggaaggagaacatcaaactggagtggagggaaacaatcccatagtggggaccctccttccagatatgtcatggtatcctcttaCACTGAAAATACACCTTCTGGGGAGGGAATCCCAATTATTAGGAAAAGACagataatagtaatgggggattcaatcattcgaaatatagatagctgggtttgtgatgacttgggagaaccgcatggtaaATTTCCTGCTGGGTGCGAAGATTGtggatctctcaagacatctagacagaccTATGTGCAGTGTTGGGGAGGACCTGGTGGTCATAGTACATGCAGGTACCAATGACATTGGGAAACGTAGGAGAGATATTCTGGAGGCCCAATTTAGGCTATTGCGTAacagattaaagtccaggacctctatggaagcattctctgaaatgcttccagttccacgtgcagggccagttagacaggcagaagtGCAGGGTCTCAGTGCGTGGACGAGataatggtgtagggaggagggtttagatttattatgAACGggagaaccttttgggaaaggaggagcctatacaggaagtatgggctccatctaaaccaaaatggaaccagattgctggcatgtaaaatttaaaaggttgtaaaggagtttttaaattaagggccagggaggggaaagccgacaggtgctgAGGAGCACATaattcagacagagacatcccttagggaaggCTCTATTAACAGGGATTTTCCATCTCCTCATAAAGAAAAAAGGATAGAAGTTGATAGAGTACAAATGGGAACTAAAGAGAAACAGTCGAATAAAAAGAGAACAATTCAATTATATCACGTGAAAGAAGACaattaaatattgacaaattttgtaagtgcttgtatacaactGTTAGAAATCTAtgtactaagatgggtgaactcgagtgcctggtattaaatgaggatattgatacaataggcatcacagaaacttggtggaatgatgataatcaataggacactaataccagggtacaaaatatataggaatgacagagtaggtcatggtggtaggggagtggcactatatgtgaaagaaagcacagaatcAATTAtactaaaaatcttaaataaatcaaactgtaccatagaatctctgtggatagaaattccatgctggaataataagaatacagcagtaggaatatactactgaccatgatggtgactgtgaaatgctcagggagagtAGAAAGGTTATAAAAATAGACAACTCAATAATAACGGGGGATTGTAACTATACCCATATTGACTGGGTCCATGTtatctcaggatgggatgcagagataaaatttctagacaccattaatgtctgcttcttagagcagctagtcctggaactcacaaggggagaggcaattctcgatttagttctaagtggatcacaggatctggttcaagaAGTGagtatagctgaactgcttgttAATAATgactataatgtaattaaatttaacattcttggTGGGAGGGAAAGTACCTAAGAAGCCCACCATAGTAGCATATAACTTCAAAAAAGGGgaaatacacaaaaatgaggaaactagttaaatggaaattaaaaggaacggTAGCAAGagtgaaatgtctgcaagctgcatggaaacttttaaaaaaaacataatagaggctcaaattaaatgtataccccaaattaaaaaaaaaaaaaaaaaaaaagactaaaaaaataccaccatggctaaacagcagagtaaaagaggcagtttgagacaaaaaggcatcctttaaaaattggaagtcaaatcctactcaggaaaatagaaaggagcataaactttggcaaatcaagtgtaaacGTGTAATTACGCAGGTATAAAAAGAGTTTGacgagcaactagcaaaagacacaaacacTAACAGTGAAAAACTGTTTAAGTatatgagaagcaggaagcctgccaaacaatcagggGGGCCAttggatgatcgaggtgctaaaggagcactcagggaagaccAGGCCAATGCATAACAGCTAAGTGAATTAtttgtatcagtcttcactgcatGCAGAGGATGTGAgcgagattcccacacctgagatattttttgtaggtgacaaatctggggaactgtcccagattgagatgtctgtagaggtggttttggaacaaattaataaactaaacagtaataagtcaccaggaccagatgttatTGACCccagaattctgaaggaactcaaatatgaaattgcagatgaattttaagtgtagaccagatctAAGGCTCTTCAGGTCCACTCTACCTACTTAAAGCCTTATCTCTCAGGATTTGTCCACACAGGAAAGATTTACCAGTTAAACCAGTCTAGTTATACAACTATAAACCCCCATGTGGACAATCTTATTCCAGTATAAGAGTGACTTTGTTTAGTTTAGCTTAGCCCCCTTCCCAAGTGACATAAGCTAAACCCAGAAAAGATccttctttgtgttctgtgtgtttgcaaagtgaattatactggtataattaatTATATTGACTTACTTTTACATCTTAGCTTATACCATGTAGAAAAGACCTTTGCGTTGCCTGCTTTCAGCCCATCTAATCTTGATCTCCTTGCCCCTGAACCAAGCCCCTATGTTGTGAGACCTTGCAATCATAAATCCATCCTTCATGTCTGTTTGCACCCAAAGCATCAGCTTTTAATCATCCTGAATCTTTTTAGCTAATACAGGCCCATTGCCCCAGCATTGGCCTGTGCTCAGCATGACAATGAAATGATTGTCTAAGCTTACAGcaccaccagcattcacacacatCCCAAAAACACTAAAGCGATCCTTGCCTAGGACATGGAGATCCCCTCCCCAGTGACTTGTCATCTTCAAACTCTATATGTTTTTGCAATCATCATGGTTTAGAGGCCTCCACTTCTTTGATCAGTTCAGTAATTCCTCACTGGGCTTTCTCCAGGATATGTTCATTTCTAttcattgttgttgttttgtattgcagtaacatCCAAAGACCTCGTTCATGTTTCAGATCCCTTCCCACTAGGCTCAGCACAAACACATTTGTCTCTGAAGGTAAGGGACCAAACTCAAATTAGAAGTGAATTCAGtgggtctgaatttggccccatattGTGCAAAACTGGATGCAGGGCTCTAAGTGGTACCTCACAATCGTGGCCTTGTACAATGGTATAAATAATTTGTTTAATATACTTCTCCTGATATAGCCTGATAACCTACTGTCCTCCTTTACAGCAACTGAGCGACATTCTCAAAATTCCCTTCCTTGTTGTTGCTGACATGAATTGCTAACTCCCTTTCATTATGATTAAATTCCATTTCCTTGCCTAGCAAGATcatcttatgatttttaaatccCAAATGCCTCACTTCCCATATACTCATGTTACATTCCCTCAATCATTTCCTAGTTTGCTCTCCTAATTTAAACATTACTAGAGTTTGGCATGAGGAGGCTGGAACTTCTGATGGCCACTAGCTGTGTCATTTTTGGCAAGTCTCATAACCTCTCTGAATCtgtttccccgtctgtaaaatggggataatactcacCTGCTCACAGGCAGGTTGCAATAATGAATGTTCATAAAGCACATTGAACACATTGCTAAGTATATTAAGTTTGATTAACTGGCCTATTATGTTTTCCTGGTTAGAACTTTTTATCCTTTTAAAGAAAAGGCTACCACAAGCCACCTTCACATCTATTGGTGCTCTGCCCAACAGTAGGGACAGATCACCTATGTATGTGCTAATGGGTCTGCTAAATTCTTGTAGAACTCCCTTAACAGACTGAGTGTAACGCACCCAGGCCTGATGAGCTGAGTTCCAGTGTTTAGCTTTGTGAACACAATTGTATTTGGCTACCAGTGCCATATCTGTCCCTACATCCATGCATATATTCATCATCCCTCTGCTTAGTTCAACTCCTCAAATATTCCCAATATCCAGCTCTCCCCCTTGCAGTTTTCAGTAGGTCCTATAGTACTCCCTTCTTTTTAATATAGCTGAAAGATAACTTGTTCTTCCTAATGTTTCTCACTACCAAACTGTCCTTCCACAGGTTTGCCTGTTGTAATTCCATGATATGCTGAGGATGGCTTACTAAACCTTGTCTTCTGTTCTCAACCATTTTTATGAAGAGTTTTCTTTTAATGTGGTTTTGTAAAATAGTGTGAATTTAGTGCAAGTGAATACTGCACCCTGAAGGACTGACATTCTCTAGTTATCTACAGGGTAGGTACTGTGGTAGCACAAGTTTCTATTCGGCCTTACCAGCATGCCTTAACAAGAACAGTCCATTTCTAGGGGTGAAAGAGGACTATAGGCTCCATGCCATTTCAGTTCTTGGTGGCTATATTAAGAGTATTAATACAGCTATCACTTGTGATGTGGACATCTGTCTACTACAATGGTTCCATCAACACATTTCACATGGGTCACCAAAAAGCTTGCACTGGACCCAACTTGCAACCTAGAAATGAAAGGCTCTCTCACCCATAATCAATCCCCTGGGCCATCCAGTCCCCCTGTACTTAACATACTTAGTCTGTTTGGTAATCCAGGAAGACTTACCCTTGCAGTATTTACTTCTGAAATACTGAGATACATTTATTCTAGGTTTACTAAAATTAGAGCCAGCTTGAATAGCATGCCTCTATATCTTTAGCTGTGAAATAGTTGTTCCAAGTAATGCAGAAATCTGTAACAATTGTAACTCAGTGAAGCTGTTTATTCGTACTACTTATATTGGATCCCATTTTGCTGATCAAGAGTCCACAAGTGAGATCTTCCAAACAGCTTGCTGGTAACATTTCTGCACAGGTGTGCGGTGAGTTGCTAGCATTTCAGCTGTTCTCTTCCGTTGATTTTTATGGACTTCAGCTGCCCGTCTTCCTCAACTTCAGTTCTTTCTTGTCCATTCTCAATGATTTTCCTGGTGGTGATTCTTCTACCATTGACCACTTCCGTAGAAGTTGAGACTGATCTGAAGTTGTTTGACCCACTCATGTCTCCTCCAAAGGCCCTGCAGGAGAATGTAGTGTGCTCACCGGGGTTGACTGAATCAAATGACATAAATGATTCCATAAGATCAGGAAATACATCAAAGCCGGCAAAGCTAGCTCCTCTTCCACGAGTTCTGTTTCTGTTTTCACCTACATTTCCATCAAATGGACTGTCCCAGAAATCATGTGCAAAGGGATCCATTCCTGCAAAAAATTCCCTGAAAATCTCTTCTGGGTTACGGAATATGTATTCAGAATCAAATGGGCTGTGGAAGTGGCCTCCAGTTGCACCTCTGCCTCCTCTGTGCAGACTTTCCTTTCCAGATCTATCATAGATGGAACGTTTTTGGGGATCTGATAAAACCTCGTATGCCTCAGCTACGGCTTTGAatttcttctctgcctcctccttgtTATTAGGATTCTTATCAGGGTGCCATTTTAATGCAAGTTTACGGTAGGACTTTTTAATGTCATCTTGTGAGGCTTTTTGGTGAAGTCCTAAAACTTCGTAATAATTCACCATCCCAAATGAAAGGTGGATGGCTTTTGaaatgctttcttttctctctgctcaGTGGCCTGAAGTCTGAGCCGTTCAGCATCCAGGAAATCCTGTTTCCTTTGGGCGCTCCAAATTTGCTCCTTATGACCTGCTGGTTTTGCTCAGTTCATCTTTTGATTTGCTAG from Eretmochelys imbricata isolate rEreImb1 chromosome 7, rEreImb1.hap1, whole genome shotgun sequence encodes:
- the DNAJB8 gene encoding dnaJ homolog subfamily B member 8, whose translation is MVNYYEVLGLHQKASQDDIKKSYRKLALKWHPDKNPNNKEEAEKKFKAVAEAYEVLSDPQKRSIYDRSGKESLHRGGRGATGGHFHSPFDSEYIFRNPEEIFREFFAGMDPFAHDFWDSPFDGNVGENRNRTRGRGASFAGFDVFPDLMESFMSFDSVNPGEHTTFSCRAFGGDMSGSNNFRSVSTSTEVVNGRRITTRKIIENGQERTEVEEDGQLKSIKINGREQLKC